Sequence from the Nitrincola iocasae genome:
TTGCACTGGAAAGTCTGCTGCATCTGCCTGAGTCCCGCTTCAGTGTCACCGAACTGCTGGATCTGCTGGATGTACCCGCTTTGCGCGCCTGTTTTGAACTGGATGAGGTCGATCTGCTCAGCCTGAAGCGCTGGATACAGGGAGCCAATATTCGCTGGGGACTGGATGCTGAGCAGCGTGAAGCGCTGGACCTGCCTGAAGGGGTATCGGCTAATACCTGGCGTTTTGGCTTGAAGCGAATGCTGCTGGGCTATGCCAGTGGTGAAACGTCTGCCTGGCAGGGAACCGTACCCTATGCTGAAGTGGCTGGCCTCGAAGCTGCCAGGTTAGGACCGCTGGTGCTGTTGCTGGATCAACTGGAAACTGCCTGGCACACGCTGCAGCAAGCTACCCATGCTGGTGAATGGGCTGCCCGTTTGCAGCAGTTGTTGCAGGATTTCTTTGTGCCCCAGTCAGAGCTGGATCAGGCGTTGCTGCTCAAGTTTGAGCAGCAGTTAACACAGTGGCTAGAGGCTATCGAGTTGGCTGAAGCCAGTGATCTACCCTTAACACTCGACGTGGTGCGTGAAGAGCTGCTGTCCGGTCTGGATCAGCCGGGTTTGAGTCAGACATTCCTGGCCGGGTCGGTAAACTTTGCTACGCTGATGCCGATGCGTGCCATTCCGTTTCGGCAAGTCTGGTTGCTGGGGATGAATGATGGTGCTTATCCGCGCGCTGTCAGACCGGTGGATTTTGATCTGATGGCACAGGACTATCGACCCGGTGACCGTTCCCGACGAGAAGATGATCGCTATCTGTTTCTGGAAGCCTTGCTGGCCGCGCGCGAGAAGCTGGTGGTCAGCTGGGTGGGCCGCAGTGCCCGCGATAACTCCGTGCGACCACCGTCTGTACTGGTCGGGCAACTGCGTGATCACCTGCAGTCGGGTTGGCAAGGACAGACCGACGATCTGCTCAATGAACTGACCATCGAGCACCCGTTACAGCCTTTCAGTCGCCGCTATTTTGATCAGGACGCCGCTGCGCACGCGCCGTTCAGTTATGCCTCCGAGTGGTTAGCGGTACATCAGCCGATCAGCCAGGCGCAATCACCGCTATCGCTGGAGCCCTGGCAGCCGGAAACCGCCTTGTCTCTGTCACAGTTGGTGCAGTTGATGAAGCAGCCGATCGACAGCTTTTACGCCCTGCGTCTGCAAGTGCCGCGAACGGAATCTATTCAGGTGTTACGCGATACCGAAAGCTTTGCGCTGGATGGGTTGGAAGTTTGGCAACTGCGTGACCGGCTGCTGCAATCCGCCATCCTGCCTGCCGTGGATGAAGATGACTTTTTGCAGCGCGTCGGTGATGAAGTACAGCGTATTCAGCAGGAGGGCTTGCTGGTTGAAGGCAGTCTCGGTCAGTTGCAGGGGCAGCAGTTGTGTCAGGGACTGGATGCGGTCTATAGCGACTGGTTGGCCGAACGCACTGAGTTCAGTGACGCGCTGGAGAGCCAGCCAGTGATGTATTCAGCGCATAGCGAATGGGGTGTGTTGTCTGTAGAAGCCATGCTTGAGCCCCTGTATCAGAACCCTGAAACAGGGGAGGTCGCGTTGCTGTTGTTGCAAAGCAGTGGCTTGATCAAACAGGGTCGGACGCGCAAATGGCACAATCACTTGCGCGGCTGGCTGATGCACCTGCTGGCTCACCAGAGCGGCCTGAAACTGACCACCTGGATTATGACCCCTGAAGGCAAAATTCGCTTTGCACCACTGGCGTCTGCGGAGCAGGCCCGTGCCTGTCTGGATCGTCTGCTACAAGCTGCACATGCAACACTGCAGGCGCCCACGCCTTTAAGCCTGGATACTGCCATCGCCTGGCTGGCCAACCGGGATGACGCGGCTGTACCTGAGTTTCCAGAGGGTAAGCTCCAGACCAAACTGCTGGAGGCGCTGGATAAGAGCCTTCAGCAAAGCCGTTTCTTTCATCAGCACTGTACTGGTCTTGAACAGCTTTGGGCCGAAGGTGCATTTGTCCAGCATGCACAGGCGCTCTACGGTGACTTTCATCAGGCTGTAACAGCGCAGAAGGAAACCCGCTCATGAGTGACAGCATTAATCGTCTGGATCCCTTAACCTTTCCATTGCAGGGCAAGGCTTTGATCGAAGCCAGCGCAGGGACCGGCAAGACCTTTACCCTGGCACTGCTGTATCTGCGACTGGTAATTCAGCATGGCGGCGATCAGGCGTTTATACGACCACTGCTGCCACCGGAAATACTGGTGGTGACCTTTACCAATGCGGCGACAGCGGAGCTGCGTGAGCGTATTCGTGCAAGGCTGGTGGAAGCGGCGGGGGTATTTCAGGGAGCGACCACCAGCGATGCCCTGCTGCTGGCGTTGCTGCAACAACTGCAAGATGATCAACACCCGCGGGCAGCACGCCAATTAACGCTGGCGGCGCAGTGGATGGATGAGTCAGCCATCTCCACCATCCATGCATGGTGTTATCGCATGCTGAAAGAGCATGCCTTCGATAGCGGCAGTGCCTTTGATCAGCAACTGGAAACCAGCGAGCAAGCCTGGCAACAGCAGGCCAGTGAAGATTACTGGCGTTGTGCCTACAGTCAGTTGCCAGTGGAGCAGTTGGCCCTGGTGGTCGATTGTTGGGCATCACCCGATGCCCTGTTGAAACAGGTGAAGCCCTGTCTGGATAAGCTGGCGTATCTGGCCAATCCATCGGGGTCAGCCTTGCAGTTGATTCAGCGTTATCGGCAACAGCGCACGGCGCAACTGGATGCATTGAAGGCCGAGTGGCGGGCGCAGGATTATATCGGCCAGTTACAGCAATTGTTCGATCAGGCAGCTAAGCAGAAAGCCTTTCAGGCGAAAAAACTCAACAGTGGTCACCGTTCTGGCGTGTTGAACAAACTGAGCGACTGGCTGGCGCAGGCCTCACTGGAAGATCCGGGTATTTTCGGGGGTAAAAGCTGGCGCGTTATGTCATCCGAGGGGATCAGTGACATCTGGGTAGATGCGCAACAGGCCCCGGTTGATCACCCAGCCTGCCTGGCCTTGTCCCAGTTAAAGCAGGTGCTGGCCGATTTGCCGGATCTTCAGCCTGAGCTGCTATGTCATGCGGCGCACTGGATTGCTGCACGGATCGAGAAGGTTAAGCAACAGGCCAACAGTCTGAGCCAGAACGATCTGCTATTGCGTCTCGACAAGGCACTGGCTTCCACCCAGGGAGAGGCGCTGGCCGCGGCGATTCGCAGACAATTTCCAGTGGCCCTGGTCGATGAGTTTCAGGATACCGACCCGGTGCAGTACCGTATTTTCCGTCGAATTTATCAGCAAAGCCCTGATAACATGCCGGTCGGCTTCTTTATGATCGGTGATCCCAAGCAGGCGATCTATGCCTTTCGAGGCGCAGATATTCATACCTATCTGCAAGCACGTCAGGACAGTGAAGGGCAGCATTACACCCTCGATACCAACTACCGCTCCTCGTCTGCGTTGATCGATTCGGTCAATGAGGTGTTCAGTCTGGCCGATCAACGTGCCCAAGGCGCTTTCCTGTTCAAAACCGGGGAGCGTAATCCGGTACCCTTTTTGCCGGTGAAGGCCGGAAAGGCCGACTTGCCGGGAATGATGCTGGACGGGGAGCAAGCCCCTGCACTGCAAGGCTGGCTGGTTGAGCAAACAGATGACAAGCTCAATAAGGGTGATGCACGTGAGCGACTGGCACAACTGACTGCCGCCAAGATTACCGAGTTACTGATACAGGGGCAGCAGGGAAACGCCACGCTGCCCCTGGCAGAACAGGGTGGCTGGCGCGCGGTGCAACCAGCGGATTGCGCGGTGTTGGTGAATAATCTCGGTGAAGCCACGCGTATCCGGCAGGCGTTGCAGCAACTGGGGGTCGCCAGTGTCTATCTTTCGGACCGATCCAGTGTGTTTCAGACCTGGATTGCCAGCGAACTGTTACAACTGCTGCGTGCGGTGTCTGACCCCTTGAATGAGAAGCGCATTCGTACCGCGCTGGCCAGTCCGTTGTTACGCCCTGATATTGCCTCATTGGAGCGACTGAATCAGGATGAGTTGTACTGGGAAAGTCACTCAGGTCAATTTATAACCTACCACCAGATCTGGCAGCGTCAGGGTATTCTGCCGTTGATCTATCGCCTGATAAAGGATTTCAATATTGCCCAGAGTGCCGGTCAGCGGCCGCAGGGTGAGCGCGAGTTAACCGATCTGCTGCACCTGGGTGAACTGTTGCACCAGGCGGCCGATACGCTGGATGGTGAGCAGGCATTGATACGTTATCTGGAAGAGTCGATTCAGGAACCGGATGAACAGAGTGAAGCGCAGCAGTTGCGTCTGGAAACGGATGAGCAACTGGTGCGGGTAGTCACCATCCACAAATCCAAAGGTCTGGAATATCCCTTGGTGTTTTTGCCCTTTATCAGCGATAGCCGACAAGCCAAAGCACAGGATACCCTGCTGGTCACCCATAACGCCGATCAGCAGGTTGAAGTGCATCTGCGTGCTAATTCTGAAAACCTGGCGCAGGCTGATACTGAGCGTCTGGCAGAGGATTTACGCAAGCTCTATGTAGGCTTGACGCGGGCACGTTTTGTCAACTGGATAGGCCTGGCTGAAACCGATAGCTTTGCCGCATCTGCGCTGGCCTATGTGCTGGACGCCAACTCAGGCAATCTGGCTGAACCGTTAAAACAACTGAAACATCTTAGTCTGCAGGTCCTGTCAGAAGAGTCGACAGAACAGCCGCCGGAGGTCTGGCAACCGGACAGCCCTGAAGTGGAACTAAGCGCCAGAGCAGCACCGCGACTCAGCCATGAGCCCTGGTGGATTGCCAGTTATTCTGCATTGAAACATGGCACCACGCAGGTCAGTGAAACCGCCTGGCAGGAAACGCTGCTGGAAACCCAGGATGCAGAGACCGACGCGACAGACCGGCTCGATCCCTTGGCAGCACTGGATCTGCACGGCTTACCTAAAGGCAGTCAGATAGGTACGTTCTTGCACAGTCTGCTGGAGTGGGCTGCGGCGCTGACTTGGGTCGACAGTCAGGGCGTACGCCAGCAAGGGTTTGCGGGCGTGTTGGAGCCGACATTACAGGCAAGCTGTTTGGACTATCTGACCCAGCGCTGTCAGCAGCGCCAACTGCAATCCTGGAGCGAGCCGCTGCTGCAGTGGTTACAGCAGTTCATCCGTCAGGACTGGCAGTTTCCACAGCAGTCGGAGCCGGGAGCGGCGCCATTCAACCTGGCTGCTCTGTCGCCCCAGCAGTTCAGTGTCGAGCTGGAGTTCTGGTTTGCCAGCCATCAGGTAAGTACCTTGAAACTGGATCAATGGGTGCAGCAGCGCACGCTGGCAGGGCAGGCGCGACCGCCACTGGCCGCCAATCGTTTAAATGGCATGCTCAAAGGTTTTATTGATCTGGTGGTTGAACACCAGGGGCGTTACTATGTAATAGACTGGAAATCCAATTGGTTAGGCGTGAATGATCAAGCTTATTCTGAAGATGTAATGCGTCAGACTCTACTGGCAAAACGCTATGATCTGCAATACCTCCTGTACCTGCTAGCACTGCATCGGCAGTTGCGCTTGCGCTTGCCGGATTATGATTATGACCGGCATATCGGGGGGGCTGCCTATGTGTTTTTGCGCGGCTATCGTGCCGCCTCTCAGGGGGTGTTCTTTGACAAGCCGGATCGTCAGGTGATTGAGGGGCTGGATCGGTTGTTTGCCGGTCAGACATTGACGGATGAGGTGCTGGCATGAAAGCGGATAGCGAAGCGTCATTGAACTGGCTGAATCTGTTACATCAGCAAGGAAAGCTCCGTGCACTGGATCTGGCATTGAGTCGTTATATAGCCGAGGCCGCGCCTGAGTCAGATCCCTGTGTGTTGCTGGCGATTGCCCTGACCAGCGAGCGCAACGGTCATGGTGATGTATGTCTGGATCTGATCGGTGCCCTGACCCATCTGGAGTTAGCCGCTGGACCCGATGCGCCGGCATTGGCCAGTATCCTGCAGATGCTTCAGTCGGTGAGTCCGGAGAGTTGGTGGGCGCGTTTGAGTCAGTCTGCGGCAATTCAGCGGCTTGCATCGGATGGACAGAGTGACCAGCCGGAAAAAGCCACGGCGCCCCTGGTGTTATCCGGATCATCGGAGCGCCCGATACTCTACCTGCGCCGTTACTGGAACTATGAACAACAGGTTCGCACTGCGCTGATGCAGCGCATCGATCACTGTTATGACTTACCGGAAGCGCCGATGGCGGCCTTGTTGAACAGCTTGTTTCCACCATCGGCTGAAACAGCGCAGCCGGATTGGCAGAAAATTGCCTGTGCCTTGTCAGCACGGCGTGGCTTTGCCGTGATTACCGGTGGTCCCGGAACCGGGAAAACCACTACGGTGGTCAGGCTACTGGCGCTGTTGCAGGCCCTGGCGCTTCAGCAGGCGCAACCCGTATTGCGCATAGCCCTGGCTGCACCGACGGGTAAGGCCGCGGCACGCCTGAATGCGTCGATAGCGGCTCAGGTAGCTAATTTGCCCTTGGCTGCTTTGAGTAAAACACCCGAGCAGCTGGAAGCCGCGATTCCGACTGAAGTGACCACACTGCACCGGCTGTTAGGGCCGATACCGGACAGCCGTCGCTTTCGTCATCACCGCAGCCAGCAGTTGCCGGTCGATCTGGTGGTGGTTGATGAAGCCTCCATGGTTGATCTGGAGATGCTGGCCGCGCTGGTCGATGCCCTCAAACCCGGCGCACGTTTGATTCTGCTGGGAGACAAGGACCAGTTGGCCTCGGTTGAAGCCGGTGCCATCCTCGGTGATTTGTGTCAGCAGGCATCACTGGGCCGCTATCAGGATGAAACCGCGCAATGGTTGGCAGGCGTCACCGGGTATTCACTCGATGCGCGCTATCTTAGTGAGACCGGGCGACCACTGGATCAGGTGATTACCATGTTGCGCCAGAGCCATCGCTTCAGTGAACAGGGCGGCATAGGCGCCCTGGCACGTCTGGTCAATGATGGACAGCTCTATGACCAGCCAGTTGAAGATCGTCTGCAGGCGTTGGATCAACTCTTTACCGAACAGCAGGATCAGATAGATAGACTCAGCGTCAGTCATGCCTCAGATGCATCCCTGGCTCAGTTGATTATTAAGGGCTATCAAACCTATCTGCAACAGCTTCAACAAAGTCGACCGGCTTTGGCGGCCGGGCTGGCAGCCCATGACCTTTGGGCTGCTCAGGTACTTGAAACTCATACTGGCTTTCAGTTGTTGTGCGCGGTGCGCGAAGGCCCCTGGGGTGTTGAGCAGTTGAATCAATGGATCACTCGCACGCTGGCCGGGGCCGGATTACTGGAAGGCAGTGATGCACTCTGGTACGAAGGGCGACCGGTGCTGATTACCCGCAACGATTACAGCTTGCGTCTGATGAACGGGGATATCGGCATTGCCTTAATGCGCCCTGTAGAAAATTCCGACGGTTCGATCACCTCCGCATTGCGGGTGGTTTTCCCCGCCGTCGATGGGAGCGTACGCTGGGTCATGCCAAGTCGTTTACAGGCGTTGGAAAGCGTGTTTGCCATGACCGTACACAAATCCCAGGGCTCCGAATTCAGCCACACCGCGCTGGTGTTACCGGACCAGCCCAACCCCGTACTCACCCAGGAGCTGATCTACACCGGCATCACTCGCTCTCGCGAACGCTTCACCCTGATCCACAGCCGCGATAGCGTACTCCGGCACGCCCTGGAAAAACGCGTAACCCGCCTCAGCGGCCTCCACCTCTAAGAAGAAAGGCGCGGCCTCCTTTCAGGAGGCCAGGGCTGTCAGGAGGGCTTCGACTTGTTTGAAGCGCTCTTCGATGCTTTCCATGGGCAGGGTGAAGCGGAGTCCGGAGGGGCCGTCCAGTTTGAAGATGCGCGGTTGGCGCTGGATCATCTGGATGAGTTTGATCGGTTCAACTTTGGGTTCAGCGTCAAATTCGATTTTCCCGCCTTTATTGCCGACATCCAGTTTCTGTATTCCCAGCACTTCGGCTTGCAGTTTCAGCTCTGTAAGACGTAGCAGGTTTTTAGTGGCTTCGGGTAGCAGGCCGAAGCGGTCGATCATTTCCACCTGGATCTCGCGCAAGGCATTGGCATCGCGTGCATTAGAGATGCGTTTGTACAGCATCAAGCGATTATGTACGTCCGGCAGGTAATCATCCGGAATCAGTGCAGACAGGTGCAGATTGACTT
This genomic interval carries:
- the recB gene encoding exodeoxyribonuclease V subunit beta encodes the protein MSDSINRLDPLTFPLQGKALIEASAGTGKTFTLALLYLRLVIQHGGDQAFIRPLLPPEILVVTFTNAATAELRERIRARLVEAAGVFQGATTSDALLLALLQQLQDDQHPRAARQLTLAAQWMDESAISTIHAWCYRMLKEHAFDSGSAFDQQLETSEQAWQQQASEDYWRCAYSQLPVEQLALVVDCWASPDALLKQVKPCLDKLAYLANPSGSALQLIQRYRQQRTAQLDALKAEWRAQDYIGQLQQLFDQAAKQKAFQAKKLNSGHRSGVLNKLSDWLAQASLEDPGIFGGKSWRVMSSEGISDIWVDAQQAPVDHPACLALSQLKQVLADLPDLQPELLCHAAHWIAARIEKVKQQANSLSQNDLLLRLDKALASTQGEALAAAIRRQFPVALVDEFQDTDPVQYRIFRRIYQQSPDNMPVGFFMIGDPKQAIYAFRGADIHTYLQARQDSEGQHYTLDTNYRSSSALIDSVNEVFSLADQRAQGAFLFKTGERNPVPFLPVKAGKADLPGMMLDGEQAPALQGWLVEQTDDKLNKGDARERLAQLTAAKITELLIQGQQGNATLPLAEQGGWRAVQPADCAVLVNNLGEATRIRQALQQLGVASVYLSDRSSVFQTWIASELLQLLRAVSDPLNEKRIRTALASPLLRPDIASLERLNQDELYWESHSGQFITYHQIWQRQGILPLIYRLIKDFNIAQSAGQRPQGERELTDLLHLGELLHQAADTLDGEQALIRYLEESIQEPDEQSEAQQLRLETDEQLVRVVTIHKSKGLEYPLVFLPFISDSRQAKAQDTLLVTHNADQQVEVHLRANSENLAQADTERLAEDLRKLYVGLTRARFVNWIGLAETDSFAASALAYVLDANSGNLAEPLKQLKHLSLQVLSEESTEQPPEVWQPDSPEVELSARAAPRLSHEPWWIASYSALKHGTTQVSETAWQETLLETQDAETDATDRLDPLAALDLHGLPKGSQIGTFLHSLLEWAAALTWVDSQGVRQQGFAGVLEPTLQASCLDYLTQRCQQRQLQSWSEPLLQWLQQFIRQDWQFPQQSEPGAAPFNLAALSPQQFSVELEFWFASHQVSTLKLDQWVQQRTLAGQARPPLAANRLNGMLKGFIDLVVEHQGRYYVIDWKSNWLGVNDQAYSEDVMRQTLLAKRYDLQYLLYLLALHRQLRLRLPDYDYDRHIGGAAYVFLRGYRAASQGVFFDKPDRQVIEGLDRLFAGQTLTDEVLA
- the recC gene encoding exodeoxyribonuclease V subunit gamma; translated protein: MPNIKTKLADPLIPGFMVIQGNHLEELRHLMVSWTQHYPLKPLENEVILVQSNGIAQWLKLALAANSGDGAESGLGIAAGLQVMLPGRFIWQAYRQEFPQLPSASPFDKAPLTWRLLRLLSDLPALAARAPDPQVLQPLQHFLDQDPSVSRTWQLAARLADLYDQYQVYRADWLEAWLQGESVLITAAGERQPLKAEQAWQPLLWQWLNADIRQAHSEADFLSYASRSSVHQVFCQQLGEADANQPPTGFPRRIIVFGISSLPRQTLEVLEVLSQFSQVMLFVCNPSQHYWGDLIEGRELFKKAYQRNSERRVPDNLDEDQLHLHGHPLLAAWGRQGRDYLRLLDERDQPQSYQQHFERIDLFSSPGNETLLQQLQDDILELRTLSERQAMQIQVDVQDRSLSFMLAHSPQREVEILQDQLLAEFEAAQHSGEPLNPRDILVMVPDIQVYAAHIDAVFGKLDRDDPRYLPFHIADQGQRHKAPLLIALESLLHLPESRFSVTELLDLLDVPALRACFELDEVDLLSLKRWIQGANIRWGLDAEQREALDLPEGVSANTWRFGLKRMLLGYASGETSAWQGTVPYAEVAGLEAARLGPLVLLLDQLETAWHTLQQATHAGEWAARLQQLLQDFFVPQSELDQALLLKFEQQLTQWLEAIELAEASDLPLTLDVVREELLSGLDQPGLSQTFLAGSVNFATLMPMRAIPFRQVWLLGMNDGAYPRAVRPVDFDLMAQDYRPGDRSRREDDRYLFLEALLAAREKLVVSWVGRSARDNSVRPPSVLVGQLRDHLQSGWQGQTDDLLNELTIEHPLQPFSRRYFDQDAAAHAPFSYASEWLAVHQPISQAQSPLSLEPWQPETALSLSQLVQLMKQPIDSFYALRLQVPRTESIQVLRDTESFALDGLEVWQLRDRLLQSAILPAVDEDDFLQRVGDEVQRIQQEGLLVEGSLGQLQGQQLCQGLDAVYSDWLAERTEFSDALESQPVMYSAHSEWGVLSVEAMLEPLYQNPETGEVALLLLQSSGLIKQGRTRKWHNHLRGWLMHLLAHQSGLKLTTWIMTPEGKIRFAPLASAEQARACLDRLLQAAHATLQAPTPLSLDTAIAWLANRDDAAVPEFPEGKLQTKLLEALDKSLQQSRFFHQHCTGLEQLWAEGAFVQHAQALYGDFHQAVTAQKETRS
- the recD gene encoding exodeoxyribonuclease V subunit alpha, whose protein sequence is MKADSEASLNWLNLLHQQGKLRALDLALSRYIAEAAPESDPCVLLAIALTSERNGHGDVCLDLIGALTHLELAAGPDAPALASILQMLQSVSPESWWARLSQSAAIQRLASDGQSDQPEKATAPLVLSGSSERPILYLRRYWNYEQQVRTALMQRIDHCYDLPEAPMAALLNSLFPPSAETAQPDWQKIACALSARRGFAVITGGPGTGKTTTVVRLLALLQALALQQAQPVLRIALAAPTGKAAARLNASIAAQVANLPLAALSKTPEQLEAAIPTEVTTLHRLLGPIPDSRRFRHHRSQQLPVDLVVVDEASMVDLEMLAALVDALKPGARLILLGDKDQLASVEAGAILGDLCQQASLGRYQDETAQWLAGVTGYSLDARYLSETGRPLDQVITMLRQSHRFSEQGGIGALARLVNDGQLYDQPVEDRLQALDQLFTEQQDQIDRLSVSHASDASLAQLIIKGYQTYLQQLQQSRPALAAGLAAHDLWAAQVLETHTGFQLLCAVREGPWGVEQLNQWITRTLAGAGLLEGSDALWYEGRPVLITRNDYSLRLMNGDIGIALMRPVENSDGSITSALRVVFPAVDGSVRWVMPSRLQALESVFAMTVHKSQGSEFSHTALVLPDQPNPVLTQELIYTGITRSRERFTLIHSRDSVLRHALEKRVTRLSGLHL